DNA from Mesorhizobium loti R88b:
GAACGCGGAAGTCGTTCGCGCCATGGGGATGATCGACGGTCTCATCCGCCGCTGGGGGCGCGACCGCAACCTAGCGCTGCGGCGCCAGGCGGAGGCAAGCGACCGCGCCGCCCTGATGTCAGGCATTATCCGTTTCCTGCGGCTCACCATGCAGTCGCTGATCCTTGGCCTCGGCGCCTATCTGGTCATCGAACGGCAGATTACCGGCGGCACCATGTTCGCGGCGAGCCTCCTGTTGGGCAGGGGGTTGCAGCCTGTTGAGCAGATCGTCGGCCTCTGGCGCAGCCTGATCCTCGCGCGGGCGGCGCTGGCAAGGGTCGAGAAGCTGGTCGACGGTGGCGCCCGGAGCGAAAGATCGTTCAACCTGCCGAAACCCAGCGGCAAAATATCGGTCGAGCAGGTCAGCTTTGCAATTGCCAGCCAGCAGAAAGTGCTTCTGCGGGAGGTATCGTTCCGGCTGGAAGCAGGCGAGGCGCTGGGGATCGTCGGCCCGTCCGGCGCCGGCAAGTCAACCCTGGCGCGTCATCTCGCGGGCGTCATGCAACCCAGCCGCGGCACCGTCAGGCTGGATGGCGCCGACCTGTCGCAATGGGGGCACGACGCGCTAGGCGACCACATCGGCTACCTGCCGCAGGATATCGAGCTCTTCTCCGATACCGTCGCCGCCAACATCGGCCGCTTCAAGACCAATGTCGACCAGGAGGTGATCGAGGCCGCACGGCTCGCCGGCGTGCATGAGATGATTATTCGCCTGCCGCAGGGCTACGAGACCCAGATCGGCGAAGGCGGTGCGGTTCTTTCGGGAGGATACAGGCAACGGATCGCTCTTGCCCGGGCGGTGTTCGGAACGCCGAACCTGATCATTCTCGACGAGCCGAGCTCCAATCTCGACGCCGATGGCGACCGCGCGCTGAGCGACTGTGCGATTGAACTCAAGCGCCGCGGCAGCACGGTGATCATCGTCTCGCATCGGCCCTCTACCTTGGCGAATGTCGACAAGATCCTTCTGTTGCGCGATGGCGCCGTCGAGGCCTTCGGCATGAGGAACGAGATCGTGGCGCTGCTCAACCAGCGCGCGGCTCCAATGGCGGTGGCAACGCAATGAGCCGCGTTTGGAGAGATCGATGAGCGACGGCGCCCTTACCTACCGGACCCTGCCCGGCGAAACGGGCCTGCTGGCTCCGGATTCGATCCGGGTACCGGCCTATGTCGGCCTGCTGATCATCGTCGCCTTCTTTGGCATCTTCGGCGGCTGGGCGGCCCTTGCCCCTCTGAACGGCGCCGTGCTCGCCGACGCCATCGTCAAGGTGGAAGGCAATCGCAAAAGCGTACAGCACTTCGACGGCGGAACGGTGAAGGAGATCCGAGTCAAGGATGGCGACGTCGTCAGGAAGGGCGACATAATGCTGAAGCTGGACGACACCAGGATCCGGTCCGAGTTCAATCTTTACGCCCAGCAATATGCTCTGTTGCGCGCAACCGATGCCAGGATCCGGGCCGAACTGGACGGCAGCGCGGCTGTTGCCTTCCCGAAGGACATTCTCAAGGAGCACGAGGACTACCTCAGGGATGCGATGGCAAACCAGATCGCCGACCTGGAAAGCCAGCGTGCCTCGATGGCCGGCGCCAGGCAGATCCTCGAGCGCCGGATTGCCGAGCTCGAGGAGCAGATCCAGGGCAAGCAGTCTCGGGTCGAATCCTACCGGGCCCAATTGCAATCGACGATCGACGAGAAGGCCAGCCTGTCGAAGCTGCTCAAGGCCGGATTGACGACCCGCCCACGCATCCTGGAACTGGAAAGGTCCGCCTCGGATCTGCAGGGCCTGATCGACGAGAACCTCGGTGCGATCGGCGGCAGCCAACAGAGCAAAGCCGAACTCGAGAGCCAGATCGCGCAATTGACCTTTGAACGCCGAGCCAAGCTGTCGGCGATGCTGATCGAAACGCAATCGAACCTTGCCGACCTTGTGCCCAAGATGTTTGCCGCCCAGGCTGCGATGGACCGGGCCGAAGTCCGGGCGCCTTATGACGGCCAGGTGATGGATCTCAGCGTCTTCTCGATCGGCGCCATCGTTTCCCCGGGCCAGACCATCCTCGACATCGTGCCGACCGAGAATTCACTGATCGTCCAGGCGCAGGTTCGCGTCGAGGACATATCGAACCTGCGGCCCGACATGGCCGCCGAAGTTCGGTTCACATCCTATAAGCAGCGGTCGATACCCATAATTCATGGCCGCGTCACCCGCATTTCGGCGGATCGCATCACCGACAGCAAGACCGGGTTTCCCTACTATCTCGCCGACGTAGCGGTCGATCCGGGGGAATTGGCGGCGGCTTCACAGATTGCGCTTTATCCGGGCATGCCGGCGTCGGTCATGATTGTCACCGAGGAACGCACCGCTCTGGACTACATAATAGGCCCGTTGGTTGTGTCGTTCCACTCCGCCTTTCGCCAGAAATGACGGGAGAATCGATCGACGATGCAAAGTTTCGACGCCTTATCGGACGTCTAATTTTGAGTGCTGAACTTCTAAAGCGATGCTCCTCGCATTCCCGGCCTGTGCTTCCTAGTCAGCCGGAGACGCAGATCCAACCGTTTGCCTGTCATCGGCTGTTAAATGCCAGAAGCTGACCGTCTGCCTGCGGCCCCCACCGAGACCTTCGAGATGCAGCGACCCAAAATCGACGGTCGGAGCGAAGCGGGCGGCGCTACGATATTTGAGGTTTCCGCACTGCGCGCCGCTCGCGGCAAACATCGCTACGCTTGCTGTCCCTTTAGTTTTTCATTCCGCTCCGCCATAAAAGCCTCTTTCCCCATTCCGGCCCACAACTCTCGG
Protein-coding regions in this window:
- a CDS encoding type I secretion system permease/ATPase is translated as MDSKSRIVKDALRACRRYFLVAAAFSLAINLLYLASPLYMLQIYDRVVTSGSETTLVMLTLVLLAAFLSLAGLDLVRAWILTRASARLDRLLSAKILAASVETPSPGSSPSQPIRDFDTFRQVITGSGIHALFDLPWSPIYIGIIFLLHPWLGFFALGCSLLLIAMAVLNEYLVRSPLKQANELATTNYNFTEMSLRNAEVVRAMGMIDGLIRRWGRDRNLALRRQAEASDRAALMSGIIRFLRLTMQSLILGLGAYLVIERQITGGTMFAASLLLGRGLQPVEQIVGLWRSLILARAALARVEKLVDGGARSERSFNLPKPSGKISVEQVSFAIASQQKVLLREVSFRLEAGEALGIVGPSGAGKSTLARHLAGVMQPSRGTVRLDGADLSQWGHDALGDHIGYLPQDIELFSDTVAANIGRFKTNVDQEVIEAARLAGVHEMIIRLPQGYETQIGEGGAVLSGGYRQRIALARAVFGTPNLIILDEPSSNLDADGDRALSDCAIELKRRGSTVIIVSHRPSTLANVDKILLLRDGAVEAFGMRNEIVALLNQRAAPMAVATQ
- a CDS encoding HlyD family type I secretion periplasmic adaptor subunit, which produces MSDGALTYRTLPGETGLLAPDSIRVPAYVGLLIIVAFFGIFGGWAALAPLNGAVLADAIVKVEGNRKSVQHFDGGTVKEIRVKDGDVVRKGDIMLKLDDTRIRSEFNLYAQQYALLRATDARIRAELDGSAAVAFPKDILKEHEDYLRDAMANQIADLESQRASMAGARQILERRIAELEEQIQGKQSRVESYRAQLQSTIDEKASLSKLLKAGLTTRPRILELERSASDLQGLIDENLGAIGGSQQSKAELESQIAQLTFERRAKLSAMLIETQSNLADLVPKMFAAQAAMDRAEVRAPYDGQVMDLSVFSIGAIVSPGQTILDIVPTENSLIVQAQVRVEDISNLRPDMAAEVRFTSYKQRSIPIIHGRVTRISADRITDSKTGFPYYLADVAVDPGELAAASQIALYPGMPASVMIVTEERTALDYIIGPLVVSFHSAFRQK